The following are from one region of the Carcharodon carcharias isolate sCarCar2 chromosome 27, sCarCar2.pri, whole genome shotgun sequence genome:
- the LOC121270196 gene encoding gastrula zinc finger protein XlCGF49.1-like: MEKPWKCGDCGKGFNFPSQLENHRRSHTGERPFICSVCGKGFTESSSLLSHLCIHTGERPFTCCDCGKGFTRSYNLLLHQRLHTDKRPFKCSDCKKSFKRRNYLLTHQRVHTGERPFTCSECGKRFIQSSHLLAHRSSHTREKPFTCSGCGKGFTRSSTLLRHQHVHM, encoded by the coding sequence atggagaaaccatggaaatgtggggactgtgggaagggattcaatttcCCATCTCAGCTGGAAAaccatcgacgcagtcacactggagagagaccgttcatctgctctgtgtgtgggaagggattcacagaGTCATCCAGTCTCCTGTCACACCTGtgcattcacaccggggagaggccattcacctgctgtgactgtggaaagggattcactcgatCGTACAACCTGCTGTTGcaccagcgacttcacactgataagagaccttttaaatgttccGACTGTAAGAAGAGCTTTAAAAGAAGGAAttacctgctgacacaccagcgagttcacaccggggagaggccattcacctgctctgagtgtgggaagagatttatTCAGTCGTCCCATCTGTTGGCACACCGAAGCAGTCACACCAGGGAGAAGCCGTTTACCTGCTCcgggtgtgggaagggattcactcggtcatccaccttgctgagacaccagcatgTTCATATGTGA